The genomic window ACCGCGATGAACATGCTGGAACGAGCTCGAAACCTACCGCGCTGGGTGCTGGCGGTCGCGGGCGTGCTGGTCGCCGCGCTGGTGCTGGCCGCCGGGTACAGCGGTGTCACCCGGCTCGGGAAAACCACGATCACGGCGTATTTCCCGTCGACCTCCGGCCTGTACAAGGGTGACGAGGTTCGGGTGCTCGGCGTGAGCGTCGGCCGCATCGATTCGATCGATCCGGGCAAGGACCGGGTGCAGGTCAAGATGACCCTGGACCGCGGGATCGACATACCCGTCGACGCACGCGCGGTGATCATTTCGCCGTCGCTGGTGTCGGCGCGGTTCATCCAGCTGGCACCGGCCTACACCGGCGGCCCGAAAATGGCCGACGGCGCGGAGATTCCGCTCGAGCACACGGCCGTGCCGGTGGAGTGGGACGACATCAAGGCCGAACTGTCCAAGCTGGCAACCACTTTGGGACCGGTCGGCGACGACACGCAGGGCTCCTTCGGCCGCTTCGTCAACACCGCCGCCGACAATATGGACGGCAACGGGCAGAAACTGCGCGACACGCTGCGGGAGCTGTCCGCCACCCTGAACACGCTGTCGGACGGGCGCACCGATCTGTTCGGCACCATCCGCAATCTGCAGAAGTTCGTCGACGTGCTGTCGGCGAGCAACGAACAGATCGTGCAGTTCGGTGGCAGGCTCGCATCGGTGTCCTCGGTGCTGGCCAATACGTCGGAGGAACTCGGTGCGGGACTGGACAATCTGGATACCGCGCTGGGTGATGTGAAGCGTTTCCTCGAAGGCAGCGGCGCCGAGCTCACCGAGGGTGTGCAGCGGCTGGCCGAGGTAACGCAGCAGCTGGTGGACAAGCGCCCCGAACTGGAGCGGGTGCTGCACTCGGGACCGACGGCGCTGGTGAACTTCTATCAGATCTACAAGCCGGCTCAGGGCACGCTCAGCGGCGCGGTCGCGCTGAACAACACGGCCGATCCGCTCAGCTTCCTCTGCGGCTCGGTGCGGGCGCTGGAGACCAACGATTCCGATCGCTCCGCCGATCTGTGCGCGCAGTATCTCGCGCCGGTGATCAGTTCGCTGGCCATGAATTACGCGCCGATCATGCTGAATCCGGCCACCGGGGTGCACGCGTTCCCGGACCAGCTGAAGTTCAGCCCGCCGAGTCTGGCCGAGCAGGCGGCGCCGCCCGGGCCGCCGCCGGTGACGGTGCCGAATGGCATTGCCGGACTCGCTATCCCGGGAGGAGGGCGATGACACGACCTCGCCGGATGGCAACCCTGGTAGTGGGACTCGCAGTGGCGCTGGGAATTTCCGGCTGCGAGTGGGACGGCCTGAACTCACTGCCCATGCCGGGCACCGAAGGCACCATGGACGGCGCGTACCGGGTGCGCATCCAGATGCCGAATGTGACCACGCTGACCAGGAATTCACCGGTGCGGGTCGACGACGTCACGGTCGGGACGGTGTCGAATATCGAGGTGGAAGGCTGGCACGCGCTGGTCACGGTCACGCTGAACCCGAGTGTGCGGCTGCCCGCCAACGCCGTCGCCAAGATCGGGCAGACCAGTCTGCTCGGCAGTAATCACGTCGAACTGGCCGCGCCGACGGACACCGCGCCGCAGGGACAGCTGAAGGGTGGCGATGTCATCCCGCTGGAGCGGGCCGGGGCCTACCCGACCACGGAGCAGGTGCTGTCCTCGCTGTCGGTGGTGCTGAACGGCGGCGGCATCTCGCAGCTGGAAACGATTACCCGCGAACTGAATTCCGCGCTGGTCGGCCGGGAGAACGATATTCGTGATCTGCTGCCGCAGCTCAATGAGCTGACCACGAACCTGGACAAGCAGCGCAACGACATCATCGCGGCGATGAGCGGGCTGGATCGTCTCGGCGGCCAGTTGGTGCGGCAGCGCGACGTGGTGGCCGCTGCCATCGAGCGGATCCATCCCGCGCTCACCGTGCTCGCCGACCGCACCGCGAACATCACCGCGGCGATCAACGCGCTCGGTGACCTCAGCAACGTCACGGATCGGCTCATCGCCACCAGCGGCGACAACCTGAAGGCGAACCTGCGCAGTCTCGCGCCGGTGCTGCAGACGCTGGCCGACACCGGGGTCAATTTGATCGAGGCGATGAAGATCATCCCGACTTTCCCGTTCCCGATGAAGAACCTGGACAAGGCGATCAAGGGCGACTACCTCAACTTGTTCATCACGGTCGACCTGACCGGCAAGCGGCTGGACAGCAACTGGCTGACCGGCACGCCACTCGGCGGCCGGTTCGGCGGTGTCGAGGGCGTGATCGGCAGTTTCGCGCCCGATACCGCCGCGCAGAGCGGCAACCCGGCAACCGGCCCGCTGCAACCACCGCCCGCCGCCGATGCGCAGCCGACGCCGACCATTCCCGGTCTGCCGCCGATTCCCGGCTTGCCCGCCATTCCCGGGCTGACCGTGCCGATGCCGGGAGACACTGCGCCACAAGGGGGTCCGGGCCGATGACGCTCACCCGATTCGTCCGCGTCCAGCTGTCGATCTTCGCCGTGTTGACGGTGATCGGCCTGGCGGTGATGGGCGGGGTGTATGTGAAGCTGCCCGCCATGTTCGGCATCGGCCGGTACGACGTCACGGTGCAGCTGGCGGCGACGGGCGGTCTCTACCCGACGGCCAATGTCGCCTACCGGGGCACGAATATCGGTGTGGTGCAGGATGTTCTGCTCACCTCGACCGGTGTCGAGGCGAAGCTGTCCATCGATAGCGACTACAAGGTTCCCGCGGATGTGACGGCGTGGGTGCGCAGCGTCTCTGCGGTGGGTGAGCAGTACGTCGACCTGATTCCGGCCGACCGCCCCACCGGCGGCAATTTGGCCGACGGCGCGGTGATCCCGGTGGAACGCACCAAGTTGCCGCAGGATGTCGGCTCGTTGCTCGACCAGTCCGACCGGCTGCTGTCCAGCGTGGCCGACACGCGGCTGCGGCAGGTGATCGATGAGGCGTTCAAGGCGTTCAACGGCGCGGGTCCGGATTTGCAGCGGTTCATCGATTCGGCAGCGCTGCTGGTGCAGGAGGCGCAGAACAGCGCGGAACCGACGAAGAAGCTGCTGGACCAGATCGGGCCGTTGCTGGACACGCAGATCCGGTCCGACGCGGCCATCCGGTCGTGGACCAGCGATCTGGCCACGGTGACCGATCAGCTGCGCGCGCACGATCCGTCGCTGCGCAACGTGTTGCGCGACGGCCCTTCCGCGATGCAGCGGGTGAACGCGCAGTTCGAATCGCTGCGTCCGACGTTGCCGCTGCTGCTGACGAACCTGGTCAGCGTCGGACAGGTCGGCGTCACCTATCACGCTGGGCTGGAACAACTCCTGGTGGTCTTCCCGCCGCTGATCGCGGCGCTGAAGACGGTCATCCGCGGACCCGCGGAGTACGGCGCCATGGTCGACTTCATGGTCGTGGTCAACGACCCGCCCGCGTGTACGACCGGGTTCCTGCCGCCGAACGAGCGGCGCTCGCCGAGCGAGCTGGACTCGGTCGGTACCCCGCCGGGTCTGTACTGCAAGGTGCCGCAGGATTCGCCGATCGAGGTGCGCGGCATTCGCAATACGCCGTGCGCGGAGTTCCCCGGCGTGCGGGCGCCGACGCCCGAGCTGTGCCGGACCGGCTATGTCCCGGAAGGCAACAACCCCCCGTTCGGCCCGCCGCAACCGGTTGCGCCCGCGTCCGCGCCGGTCGCGCCCGGTCCGGCGCAGGTGGCACCCGCCGCGTACGGCACCGGCACGCCGGCTGCCGCGAGATCCTATGACCCGTCCACCGGCCAGTACATCGGCCCGGACGGCCGCACCTACCGACAGGGCGATATCGGACCGGGCGGTTCGGGCACGGTACCGTCGAGCTGGCAGGCAATGCTCGAGGAGCAGCAACAGTGAGCGAACGAAGTGAGCGAGCCATGTGGCAGTGCGCATCGCGCATGACGGAGCCGAGCGCCAGCGAGGTGCAGTCATGAGCGAACGAAGTGAGCGAGCCATGTGGCAGCGTGCATCGCGCATGACGGAGCCGAGCGTCAGCGAGGCGCAGTCATGAGTGATAGCAACACGGATCACCGCCGCACGCGACGACGTGCGGTGCGCTCGGTCGGGCCACCGGCCGAGGAGACGGCGAGCCTCGGTGTGACGTCGGTTCCGGCCGATAGCGTGGGCGCTGGGCAGGCGAGTACCGCGGAACCGGAGCAGCAGCCGGGCAACGAGCAAAGTGCCGTGGTCTCGGCCGCGCAGTCGGACACCGACGCTGAAAAGGTGGCCGCCCCCGCACCGGATGCGAGCGCGGCGCGGACCGACGACGTTGTCGAACCCGTGGCGGCGGACGACAAGACTGTCGACCTCGCCAAGACACCGACCGTGCCAGCTGCCGACGAGCAGGACGCCGACGCACAGAACTCGACGGATCCGAAGAAACGGGTCGGGGCCGGGCGCATCGCCGCCATGGCCGCCGCCGCGGTCCTCGTCCTCGCACTGCTGGCCGGCGCGGGCCTCGCCGCGGTACAGGCGCACTCGATCGACACCCGCGACGCCCGCCGCACCGAGTACGTGCAGACCGCCCGGCAGGCCATCCTGAATCTCACCACCATCCGCGCCGATTCGGCCAAGGAAGACATCGACCGGATCCTCGCGGTGGCCTCCGGCCAGTTCAAAAACGAATTCGACGGCCGGGTCGACCCATTCATGAACATCGTGCAGCAGGCCAAGGTCGTCTCCCACGGCGAGATCGTCGAGGCGGCGGTGGAAAGCGACGACAAGGATTCCGCGAAGGTGCTGGTGGCCGCCAAGCAGACGCTGACCAACGCCGGGCAGGAGGGACCGCAGACGCGGTTCTATCGCTTCCGGGTGACCGTGAGCCGCGGCGACTCCGGGCTGTCCGTATCCAAAGTGGAGTTCGTGGCATGAAAACGCGTGGCAAGATCCTGCTGGCGGCCCTGAGCGTGGTCACCCTCGCGGCCTTGATCGTGTTGGGCGTCAGCGGATTCCGGATCTGGGACGACAAACAAGCCGAACAGGCGCGCAAGGACGCGCTGACCGCCGCCGACCGCACGGTCTCGGCCATGTTCACCTACGACTACCAAACGGTGGACACCGAACTGCCCAAGGCGGCCGACAACCTCTCGCCGAAGTTCCGTGACGACTACCTGAAGCTGATCGAGCAGGCCATCGCCCCGGGCGCCAAGGACAAGCAACTCTCCGTCAAGGCCACCACCCAGGCGGGCGGTGTCGTCTCCGCCGACAAGTCCCATGTGGTGGTCCTGCTGTTCCTGAATCAGGTGACCACCAGCAAGGATTCACCCGAGGGCACCACCACCGGCAGCCGCGTCCGCGCCACCCTGGACAAGGACGGCGACCGCTGGCTGGTCGACCAGGTCACGCCGGTCTGACGAAAGAGGCTGTCACGCAGCGTGTTCGCGCGGCAGTCGGACGGTGAAGGTGGTCCCTTCGCCTTCGACGCTGCGCACGTTCACCGTGCCGCCGTGCGCGGTGACCAGGGCTTGCACGATGGACAGCCCGAGGCCGGTGCCGCCGCTGGCGCGAGTGCGTGAGCTGTCGGTGCGGTAGAAGCGTTCGAAGATGCGGTCGGCCTCCTCGGGAGGTAGACCAGGGCCGGTATCGGCGACCTCGAGCAGCACTTCATCGTCGGCGGGGGTGAGGCGAACGGTGACCGAGGCGTCGGCCGGAGTGTGCGTGAGCGCGTTGTTGAGCAGGTTCGTCAGGACCTGCCGGAGTCGGGTCTCGTCACCGATTACCTCCAACGTGCCTTCACCAGAACGAATTTCGAGTTGAATGCGGCGGCAGGGCGCGTCCGGGTCGGCGGCCGCCGCCATGGCGCGGGCACTGTGCACGGCATCGCTGGCCACCGCCAGCAGGTCGACCTGGCCCTGTTCCAGCGGGCGCTGGGCGTCGAGGCGGGCCAGCATCAGTAGGTCCTCGACGAGGATGCCCATCCGCTGGGACTCGCGTTCGATGCGGTCCATGAAGAGGTCGGGATCGGTGGTGGCGCCCTGGCGGTAGAGCTCGGCGAAGCCGCGGATGGTGGTGAGCGGGGTGCGCAATTCGTGGCTGGCGTCGGCGATGAACCGGCGCATGTTCGCCTCCGAACTCTTCGCGGCCGCCTCGGACGCCTCGGTCTTCGCGAACGCCTGCTGGATCTGAGCCAGCATGCCGTTCAAGGATTGGGACAGGCGATCGACCTCGGTATTGTTGCCGCGCACCGGAACTCGGCGATACATCTCGCCGCGGGCGATGGCCGCGGCGATGTTCTCCACCCGGCGCAGCGGACGCAGGCTGCGCCGGATAACGAAGTAGGCGACCACCGCGAGCGCGGCGAGCACGACCAGTCCGACGACGAGTTGCAGCATGATCAACCGATTGACCGTGTCATTGTTCTGGTTGAGCGGTAGCGCCACGGTTGTGATGCGGTCCGGGGTGCGCAGTGTCAACGCTCGCCACTCGATCGGCCCGCCACCCACCGAACCGACGGTCACCGGGACGGGGCCGGGCGAATCCGGTAGGGCGGGTTGGGCATCCACGCCGAAGGCATTGAGGAAGAAGGTCGGTCCGTCCGTCGTCCCCACCGAGCGGACGTAGAACTGGCTCGGCGCATGCCGCGGATCCGGCGGCGGCACCGGCGGTGGTTGGATCCGCGCCCGCCGCGACCACTCCAGCACGCCCTCGCGCAGTTGCTGGTCGGTGCGGTCGGTCAGCGACTGCTCTAAACTGGAGGTGACCACCATCCCGGAGATCAGCAGCCCGAGCCCTGCGGTCAGGACCAGCACCACCATCAGCGTCACCCGCAACGGGATCGCCGACAGCACGTCGGAGGCCTTGGCGCGGATCGTCGCGACCCGCCCCCCGCTCATTTCCCGGCCGACCGGCTGCGGCTCGGTGCGCGCATGACGTAACCGACGCCGCGCAGGGTGTGGATGAGGCGCTCGTCGCCGGTGTCGACCTTCTTGCGCAGATACGAGACGTAGGTTTCGACGACGCCGACCTCGCCGCCGAAGTCGTAGCGCCACACGTGATCCAGGATGCGCGGCTTGCTCAGCACGGTGCCCGCGTTGACCATGAAGTAGCGCAGCAGCGTGAACTCGGTGGGGGACAAGGCGACCGGCTCGCCCGCCTTCCACACCTCATGGGTGTCGTCGTCGAGTTCGATGTCCTCGAACCGGATTCGCGAACTCTCCCGCTCCGGCGCGGTGTGCCCGGCGCGACGCAGGATCACCCGCAACCGGGCGACCACCTCCTCCAGGCTGAACGGCTTGGTGACGTAGTCGTCGGCGCCGAGGGTGAGGCCGGTGATCTTGTCCTGCACCTCGTCGCGTGCGGTCAGGAACAGCACGGGGGCATCGATGCCGTCCGCTCGCAGACGGCGCAGCAGGCCGAAGCCGTCCATGCCCGGCATCATCACATCGACGATCAGCGCCTGCGGCCGGAAACTGCGCGCCTTGTCCAGCGCCTGCGCCCCATCGGCGGCGGTGTCCACGGCGAAGCCCTGGTAGCGCAAACTCACCGCGAGCAGCTCCACGATCATCGGCTCGTCGTCGACCACCAGCACCCGCGCCTCGGGTGCCTGCTCCGCAGGCGCACCACTCATGGCTTCATGGTCCGCCATCCGCCTGCGAACTTGCTGGACCAACCCTGGGCGATTCCTGTGTATCTGCCGCGTGGCCGCGAACGGCGCTCGTAAGACTCGCGCGTGGTGGTCATTCAGGGCCGTAGAGCTGCGATTTCAGCGGGACGGTTGCCTGTCCTCCGGGTATACGTCGTCGTCGGTGAGTAGGGCGCTGCCCGCGACCTGGCCCTGGGCCAGCGCCTCGAGGAAGGCGCGGGCCCAGCGGTCAACGTCGTGGGCGAGGACCTGGCGGCGCAGTGAGCGCATGCGGCGGCGTTTGGTGTCGCGATCGTCTTCCACGGCGGAGACGATGGCGTCCTTGACACTGTCCAGGTCGTGCGGGTTGCACAGGTAGGACTGGCGCAATTCGGCTGCGGCACCGGTGAATTCGCTGAGCACCAGGGCGCCGTTGAGGCCGCTGTGGCAGGCGACGTACTCCTTGGCGACCAGGTTCATGCCGTCACGCAGCGGCGTCACCAACATCACGTCGGCGGCCACGAAGAAGGCGATCAGTTCGTCGCGGGGGATCGGGCGGTGCAGATAGTGCACCACCGGGTAGCCGACCCTGGCGAACTCGCCGTTGATCCGGCCGACCTGACGCTCGATGTCGCCGCGCATCTGGATATAGCTCTCCACCCGCTCACGACTCGGGGTGGCCAGCTGGACCATGACGGTCTCGGACGGATCGACCCGGCCGTCCAGCAGCAGCTCCTCCAGCGCGTTGAGCCGGATGTCGATGCCCTTGGTGTAGTCGAGGCGGTCGACGCCGAGCAGGATGTTCTTCGGATTGCCCAGTTCCGCACGGATTTTCGTGGCCCGTTCGCGGATCGACCGGCGCCGCGAGTGCTCGTCGAGTTCGGCCGAGGAGATCGAGATCGGGAAAGCGCCGACCCGGACCGTGCGGAATCCGACCTGCACGACGCCGAGCTTGGAGCGCACCCCGACGGTGCCGCGCGAGGTCGGCTGACCGGCCAGCCTGCGGGCCAGGTACAGGAAGTTCTGCGCGCCGCCGGGCAGGTGGAAGCCGATCAGGTCGGCGCCGAGCAGCCCCTCGACGATCTCGGTGCGCCACGGCATCTGCATGAACAGCTCGACCGGCGGGAACGGGATGTGCAGGAAGAAACCGATGGTCAGATCGGGCCGCAGCATCCGGAGCATCTTCGGCACCAGCTGCAACTGGTAGTCCTGCACCCACACGGTGGCGCCCTCGGCGGCCACCTTCGCGGTCGCCTCGGCGAAGCGGCGGTTCACCGTGACGTAGGCGGCCCACCACTTGCGGTCGTAGACC from Nocardia iowensis includes these protein-coding regions:
- a CDS encoding alpha,alpha-trehalose-phosphate synthase (UDP-forming), coding for MTSSDDSEPALDTPTDESTKTTTGPAEAGSGFVVVANRLPVDLERLPDGTTRWKRSPGGLVTALEPVLRNNKGAWVGWAGVPDADVDPIIEDGLELHPVPLSADEVADYYEGFSNGTLWPLYHDVIVRPVYDRKWWAAYVTVNRRFAEATAKVAAEGATVWVQDYQLQLVPKMLRMLRPDLTIGFFLHIPFPPVELFMQMPWRTEIVEGLLGADLIGFHLPGGAQNFLYLARRLAGQPTSRGTVGVRSKLGVVQVGFRTVRVGAFPISISSAELDEHSRRRSIRERATKIRAELGNPKNILLGVDRLDYTKGIDIRLNALEELLLDGRVDPSETVMVQLATPSRERVESYIQMRGDIERQVGRINGEFARVGYPVVHYLHRPIPRDELIAFFVAADVMLVTPLRDGMNLVAKEYVACHSGLNGALVLSEFTGAAAELRQSYLCNPHDLDSVKDAIVSAVEDDRDTKRRRMRSLRRQVLAHDVDRWARAFLEALAQGQVAGSALLTDDDVYPEDRQPSR
- a CDS encoding MCE family protein translates to MTLTRFVRVQLSIFAVLTVIGLAVMGGVYVKLPAMFGIGRYDVTVQLAATGGLYPTANVAYRGTNIGVVQDVLLTSTGVEAKLSIDSDYKVPADVTAWVRSVSAVGEQYVDLIPADRPTGGNLADGAVIPVERTKLPQDVGSLLDQSDRLLSSVADTRLRQVIDEAFKAFNGAGPDLQRFIDSAALLVQEAQNSAEPTKKLLDQIGPLLDTQIRSDAAIRSWTSDLATVTDQLRAHDPSLRNVLRDGPSAMQRVNAQFESLRPTLPLLLTNLVSVGQVGVTYHAGLEQLLVVFPPLIAALKTVIRGPAEYGAMVDFMVVVNDPPACTTGFLPPNERRSPSELDSVGTPPGLYCKVPQDSPIEVRGIRNTPCAEFPGVRAPTPELCRTGYVPEGNNPPFGPPQPVAPASAPVAPGPAQVAPAAYGTGTPAAARSYDPSTGQYIGPDGRTYRQGDIGPGGSGTVPSSWQAMLEEQQQ
- a CDS encoding sensor histidine kinase, yielding MSGGRVATIRAKASDVLSAIPLRVTLMVVLVLTAGLGLLISGMVVTSSLEQSLTDRTDQQLREGVLEWSRRARIQPPPVPPPDPRHAPSQFYVRSVGTTDGPTFFLNAFGVDAQPALPDSPGPVPVTVGSVGGGPIEWRALTLRTPDRITTVALPLNQNNDTVNRLIMLQLVVGLVVLAALAVVAYFVIRRSLRPLRRVENIAAAIARGEMYRRVPVRGNNTEVDRLSQSLNGMLAQIQQAFAKTEASEAAAKSSEANMRRFIADASHELRTPLTTIRGFAELYRQGATTDPDLFMDRIERESQRMGILVEDLLMLARLDAQRPLEQGQVDLLAVASDAVHSARAMAAAADPDAPCRRIQLEIRSGEGTLEVIGDETRLRQVLTNLLNNALTHTPADASVTVRLTPADDEVLLEVADTGPGLPPEEADRIFERFYRTDSSRTRASGGTGLGLSIVQALVTAHGGTVNVRSVEGEGTTFTVRLPREHAA
- a CDS encoding response regulator transcription factor; protein product: MSGAPAEQAPEARVLVVDDEPMIVELLAVSLRYQGFAVDTAADGAQALDKARSFRPQALIVDVMMPGMDGFGLLRRLRADGIDAPVLFLTARDEVQDKITGLTLGADDYVTKPFSLEEVVARLRVILRRAGHTAPERESSRIRFEDIELDDDTHEVWKAGEPVALSPTEFTLLRYFMVNAGTVLSKPRILDHVWRYDFGGEVGVVETYVSYLRKKVDTGDERLIHTLRGVGYVMRAPSRSRSAGK
- a CDS encoding h domain protein encodes the protein MKTRGKILLAALSVVTLAALIVLGVSGFRIWDDKQAEQARKDALTAADRTVSAMFTYDYQTVDTELPKAADNLSPKFRDDYLKLIEQAIAPGAKDKQLSVKATTQAGGVVSADKSHVVVLLFLNQVTTSKDSPEGTTTGSRVRATLDKDGDRWLVDQVTPV
- a CDS encoding MCE family protein encodes the protein MTRPRRMATLVVGLAVALGISGCEWDGLNSLPMPGTEGTMDGAYRVRIQMPNVTTLTRNSPVRVDDVTVGTVSNIEVEGWHALVTVTLNPSVRLPANAVAKIGQTSLLGSNHVELAAPTDTAPQGQLKGGDVIPLERAGAYPTTEQVLSSLSVVLNGGGISQLETITRELNSALVGRENDIRDLLPQLNELTTNLDKQRNDIIAAMSGLDRLGGQLVRQRDVVAAAIERIHPALTVLADRTANITAAINALGDLSNVTDRLIATSGDNLKANLRSLAPVLQTLADTGVNLIEAMKIIPTFPFPMKNLDKAIKGDYLNLFITVDLTGKRLDSNWLTGTPLGGRFGGVEGVIGSFAPDTAAQSGNPATGPLQPPPAADAQPTPTIPGLPPIPGLPAIPGLTVPMPGDTAPQGGPGR
- a CDS encoding MCE family protein; its protein translation is MNMLERARNLPRWVLAVAGVLVAALVLAAGYSGVTRLGKTTITAYFPSTSGLYKGDEVRVLGVSVGRIDSIDPGKDRVQVKMTLDRGIDIPVDARAVIISPSLVSARFIQLAPAYTGGPKMADGAEIPLEHTAVPVEWDDIKAELSKLATTLGPVGDDTQGSFGRFVNTAADNMDGNGQKLRDTLRELSATLNTLSDGRTDLFGTIRNLQKFVDVLSASNEQIVQFGGRLASVSSVLANTSEELGAGLDNLDTALGDVKRFLEGSGAELTEGVQRLAEVTQQLVDKRPELERVLHSGPTALVNFYQIYKPAQGTLSGAVALNNTADPLSFLCGSVRALETNDSDRSADLCAQYLAPVISSLAMNYAPIMLNPATGVHAFPDQLKFSPPSLAEQAAPPGPPPVTVPNGIAGLAIPGGGR